A portion of the Shewanella sp. SNU WT4 genome contains these proteins:
- the pnuC gene encoding nicotinamide riboside transporter PnuC, with protein MMNGWEALAVLLAMAYLILAMRQSIWCWPAALASTAIYTLLFWKVSLLMESVLNVYYMAMAVYGFWLWKNGGEGGQGQQLVSWSVKRHLGIIAVTGMVSVLVGYLMANYTHASMAYLDAATTCFAVMTTVLVAKKVVENWLYWVVIDLVSIYLYLSKGMILTSGLFVLYVGLAMSGYWLWRKQLALDSEPQMVGA; from the coding sequence ATGATGAATGGCTGGGAAGCGTTAGCTGTGCTGCTCGCTATGGCTTATCTCATTTTGGCTATGCGCCAAAGTATCTGGTGCTGGCCAGCGGCTCTTGCGAGTACTGCAATTTATACCTTGTTGTTTTGGAAAGTGTCCTTGCTGATGGAATCTGTGCTCAATGTCTATTACATGGCCATGGCCGTGTATGGGTTTTGGTTGTGGAAGAACGGCGGTGAGGGCGGTCAGGGGCAGCAATTAGTCTCTTGGAGTGTTAAGCGCCACTTAGGGATTATTGCTGTCACAGGTATGGTTTCTGTGTTGGTGGGGTACTTGATGGCCAATTACACCCATGCTTCGATGGCGTATCTTGATGCGGCAACCACGTGCTTTGCGGTCATGACCACAGTGTTAGTCGCGAAAAAAGTGGTGGAGAATTGGTTGTATTGGGTAGTGATAGATCTCGTGTCGATTTATTTATACCTGAGTAAAGGCATGATCTTAACTTCTGGCCTATTTGTGCTGTACGTTGGCTTGGCTATGAGCGGCTATTGGCTGTGGCGCAAGCAGTTAGCCTTGGATTCTGAGCCGCAAATGGTTGGTGCCTAA
- a CDS encoding PDZ domain-containing protein, whose amino-acid sequence MPHYQINAHHYLAHLFDVTIDVSSAKPQQIFYLPAWIPGSYMIRDFARHLIDIKAHDANGAPLALVQLDKQRWQLVNNCTEFSLSYQVYAADLSVRSAFLNNERGFFNGSSVFVGFEGLEDSPHKVTVAGPEHWLLATGLKRVTGAKWHYGDFMAKSYDELIDHPFELGQFAHHSFDVDGVPHDIVLAGRLPDALAQDSSPCLQRLASDLTKICRSQIALFGTPAPFTDYLFMTAVLDNGFGGLEHRNSTALMCSRSDLPLTFQQPINDGYLGYLSLCSHEYFHSWNVKRIKPQPFIPYQLSQETYTRQLWAYEGITSYYDDLMTYRSGVISPSQYLAQLAQTLTRVYRSQGRSKQSLGDSSFNAWTKFYQQDENAQNAIVSYYTKGALFALFVDLTIRLESANASLDDVMRLLWQQHGLTGIGTDDSSHQALVTQVLGRDATDMFSYIDNTLDIPLAELFKQVGVTMHVRAKANPQDNGGQALTPARWDVGAQFSAESHGLVIKNVRQDSPAMLAGLSAGDVLIAANGLKVTAKFMENLQDYPKASQIELHYFRRDQLLSGILPLMAPPLNTVHFTITDEAKLKRWL is encoded by the coding sequence ATGCCACATTACCAGATTAATGCGCACCACTATTTGGCTCATTTATTTGATGTCACTATTGATGTGAGCTCAGCCAAGCCGCAACAGATTTTCTATCTTCCCGCCTGGATCCCTGGCAGTTATATGATCCGTGATTTTGCCCGTCATCTTATTGATATCAAGGCCCATGATGCCAACGGCGCGCCATTGGCACTGGTGCAATTAGATAAGCAGCGCTGGCAACTTGTGAATAATTGCACTGAATTTTCCTTAAGCTATCAAGTGTATGCCGCCGATTTATCGGTGCGCAGCGCCTTTCTTAATAACGAGCGCGGCTTTTTTAATGGTAGTAGCGTATTTGTAGGCTTTGAAGGCTTAGAAGATAGCCCTCATAAAGTCACAGTCGCAGGGCCTGAGCACTGGCTACTTGCCACAGGTCTTAAGCGCGTTACTGGCGCTAAATGGCACTATGGCGACTTTATGGCCAAGAGTTACGATGAACTCATAGATCATCCCTTTGAATTGGGCCAGTTTGCCCACCATAGCTTTGATGTTGATGGCGTGCCCCATGACATTGTTTTAGCTGGCCGCTTACCCGATGCGTTAGCGCAAGACAGCAGCCCATGTTTGCAGCGTTTAGCCAGTGACTTAACTAAGATTTGTCGCAGTCAAATCGCCTTATTTGGTACGCCAGCACCTTTTACTGACTACCTATTTATGACAGCTGTGCTCGACAATGGTTTTGGCGGCCTAGAGCATAGAAACTCAACGGCGCTTATGTGTAGCCGCTCAGATTTACCGCTTACTTTCCAGCAGCCAATTAATGATGGCTATCTTGGCTATTTATCCTTATGCAGCCATGAATATTTTCATAGTTGGAACGTCAAGCGAATTAAACCGCAGCCATTTATTCCCTATCAACTAAGTCAAGAAACCTATACCCGCCAATTATGGGCCTATGAAGGAATTACCTCTTATTACGATGACTTGATGACCTATAGATCTGGGGTGATTTCCCCATCCCAGTATTTAGCGCAACTGGCGCAAACGTTAACGCGGGTGTATCGCAGCCAAGGCCGAAGTAAACAAAGCCTGGGTGATTCAAGCTTTAACGCTTGGACTAAGTTTTATCAGCAAGATGAAAATGCACAAAACGCCATAGTGTCTTATTACACGAAAGGCGCTTTATTTGCGCTATTTGTGGATTTAACCATTCGCCTTGAAAGCGCCAATGCCAGCCTTGATGATGTGATGCGCCTGTTATGGCAGCAACATGGTCTCACAGGTATAGGCACGGATGATTCCAGCCATCAAGCATTAGTCACGCAAGTGTTAGGCCGCGATGCCACCGACATGTTTAGCTATATCGACAACACCTTAGATATTCCGCTCGCTGAGTTATTCAAGCAAGTTGGGGTGACTATGCATGTGCGCGCCAAAGCCAATCCGCAAGATAACGGCGGCCAAGCATTAACGCCCGCACGCTGGGATGTTGGCGCGCAGTTTAGCGCTGAAAGTCATGGGCTCGTGATTAAAAATGTGCGCCAAGACAGCCCAGCTATGTTAGCAGGACTCAGCGCTGGCGATGTCTTGATTGCAGCCAACGGCTTAAAAGTCACCGCTAAATTTATGGAAAATCTGCAAGATTATCCAAAAGCGAGCCAGATTGAATTGCACTATTTTCGCCGCGACCAGTTACTCAGCGGAATCTTACCGCTAATGGCGCCGCCCTTAAATACAGTGCACTTTACTATTACCGATGAAGCAAAGCTAAAGCGCTGGCTGTAA
- the pepE gene encoding dipeptidase PepE, with protein MTTQALLLSSSKYQATPYLSHAIEFMRPFSLTTKKWLFIPFADASLEYDDYLAQVATGLAPLAIELTSIHQYSDYQQAIADCDVIVVGGGNTFHLLHELYRFDLLATIQAAVAAGKPYIGWSAGANIAGLSIRTTNDMPIIYPPSFESLALVPYQLNPHYSDYVQAGHNGETRAQRIEEFTRVDSNAAVIGLQEGSVLHLQGQRLSLLGCNPAYYFCGAIQHQEIAPGSALSLSN; from the coding sequence ATGACCACTCAAGCGTTATTGTTAAGCAGTTCAAAATACCAAGCGACACCTTACTTAAGCCATGCCATTGAATTTATGCGGCCTTTTAGCTTAACCACTAAGAAATGGTTATTTATTCCTTTTGCCGATGCTAGCCTTGAATATGATGATTATTTGGCGCAAGTCGCCACAGGTTTAGCGCCTTTAGCCATTGAATTGACGAGCATTCATCAATATTCCGACTACCAGCAAGCCATCGCCGATTGCGATGTGATTGTTGTTGGTGGTGGCAATACTTTTCACTTACTTCATGAACTGTATCGCTTTGATTTATTGGCGACAATCCAAGCGGCCGTGGCCGCAGGCAAGCCTTATATAGGCTGGAGCGCAGGGGCTAACATTGCTGGCCTTAGTATTCGCACCACCAATGATATGCCCATCATTTATCCGCCAAGTTTTGAGTCCTTGGCATTGGTGCCCTATCAATTAAACCCGCATTACAGTGACTATGTGCAAGCCGGTCACAATGGTGAAACTCGCGCGCAGCGGATTGAAGAGTTTACTCGGGTTGATAGCAACGCGGCGGTGATTGGCCTGCAAGAAGGTTCAGTCTTACATTTGCAAGGGCAACGCTTAAGTCTACTGGGTTGCAACCCTGCCTATTACTTTTGCGGCGCCATCCAGCATCAAGAAATTGCAC
- a CDS encoding TonB-dependent receptor: protein MKYPISLLSLAISTSFCSNAFSATTGLTAPDNKPMEVLVVSADFRAINVNQVQSSVSVIDKSQLQDDGGENFQDILNGVPNLNWSGGSSRARYFQIRGVGDQEEYQGAPNSSVGFFVDDIDLSGLGMASGLFDIDQVEVLRGPQSTLFGGNALAGAIYLTSAEPSAIPEAGTELTLGTDDLWTLGAYAGGSLNQDDSLLGRISVQTHQQDGFMENSYLGRDDTNKRDETSVKAKLRWYINDDLQADLTLLHGNFDNGYDVWSLDSNGTYTNTDQPGVDTQTTNGAALKLSWQADPRFSIESISSFTDTKQRHAYDGDWSNSEYWQQLECAVYDDGGTFIGMAPCVYDSWWDKTAKRQNFSQDVRILSDDAGRIFAGTTDWLFGLYFNRLTEDNLLREEYNGWDSSWLSNYEALKLSVFGQLDTYINKFHYSIGLRIEQWQADYSDSNDEVYSPDATLFGGHISVGYQISDEQQLYAKVARGYKAGGFNVGLDLATYPELSDYIGYEAETLYNYEIGHSGNWLNGDMNTRVSLFFMDRQDQQVDASIQVFNIEANTQKFILYTANAASSTNYGLEANVNYYATQNLELYASLGLLKATYDNYIYRDDNGEIDLSDRELAHSPSYNYQVGATWRNAGYFANLTLSGMDSFYYSDSNEFQSDDYHLLNMRLGYEANAWSVYLWGRNLTDEQYGVRGFLFGNEPNKDWADQQYVRYGDPRQVGITVKYDFM, encoded by the coding sequence ATGAAATATCCTATCTCTTTGCTGTCGTTAGCTATATCGACAAGCTTTTGTAGCAATGCCTTCTCTGCCACCACAGGTTTAACCGCGCCCGATAATAAGCCGATGGAAGTCTTAGTGGTATCGGCCGATTTTCGCGCCATTAATGTCAATCAAGTGCAATCTAGCGTCAGCGTCATTGATAAATCCCAATTACAAGATGATGGCGGCGAAAACTTTCAAGATATTTTAAATGGTGTCCCAAACCTTAACTGGTCTGGCGGCAGCTCGCGGGCGCGATATTTTCAAATTCGCGGTGTGGGCGATCAAGAAGAATATCAAGGCGCGCCTAACAGCTCAGTAGGTTTTTTTGTCGATGATATCGATTTGTCTGGGTTAGGCATGGCATCAGGCTTATTTGATATCGACCAAGTTGAAGTGCTGCGCGGTCCACAAAGTACCTTGTTTGGTGGTAATGCCTTAGCGGGCGCGATTTATTTAACCAGTGCTGAGCCGAGTGCCATACCTGAGGCTGGCACTGAACTCACCTTAGGTACCGATGATTTGTGGACCTTAGGTGCCTATGCTGGCGGCTCACTTAATCAAGACGATAGCCTGCTTGGGCGCATTTCAGTGCAAACCCATCAGCAAGATGGCTTTATGGAAAATAGCTATCTTGGCCGTGATGATACCAATAAGCGCGATGAAACCTCAGTTAAAGCTAAATTACGCTGGTATATCAATGATGATTTACAAGCGGATTTAACCTTACTGCACGGTAATTTTGATAATGGTTATGATGTTTGGTCGCTAGACAGTAACGGTACTTATACTAATACCGACCAACCCGGAGTCGATACTCAAACCACCAATGGCGCGGCACTTAAATTATCTTGGCAAGCTGATCCGCGCTTTAGCATTGAATCCATCAGCAGCTTTACTGATACTAAACAGCGCCATGCCTATGATGGCGATTGGTCAAACTCAGAGTATTGGCAGCAGTTGGAATGTGCTGTTTATGATGATGGTGGTACTTTCATTGGAATGGCGCCATGTGTGTATGACAGTTGGTGGGATAAAACCGCTAAACGCCAAAATTTCAGTCAAGATGTGCGCATCCTGAGCGATGATGCTGGGCGGATATTTGCTGGCACCACAGATTGGTTGTTTGGCTTGTACTTTAATAGGCTGACTGAAGATAACCTGCTTAGAGAAGAATATAACGGTTGGGATTCTTCTTGGTTGAGTAATTATGAGGCTTTAAAACTGTCCGTCTTTGGGCAATTGGATACCTATATTAATAAGTTTCACTATTCTATTGGATTGCGAATAGAGCAATGGCAAGCTGATTATAGTGATAGTAATGACGAGGTTTATTCGCCAGATGCGACTCTTTTTGGAGGGCATATTTCTGTTGGTTATCAGATATCAGATGAACAGCAACTCTATGCAAAAGTAGCTAGAGGATACAAAGCTGGTGGATTTAACGTTGGCTTAGACTTAGCTACCTATCCAGAGTTAAGTGATTATATTGGATATGAAGCCGAGACTCTTTATAACTATGAAATTGGGCATAGTGGTAACTGGTTAAATGGTGACATGAATACCCGTGTTTCACTTTTCTTTATGGATCGCCAGGATCAGCAGGTAGACGCTTCAATTCAAGTTTTCAATATTGAAGCCAATACTCAGAAGTTCATTTTATATACCGCTAACGCAGCAAGCTCAACCAATTACGGTCTCGAAGCTAATGTTAATTACTACGCCACTCAGAACCTTGAACTATACGCTTCTTTGGGATTATTAAAGGCGACCTATGATAACTATATCTATCGAGACGATAATGGCGAGATAGACTTATCTGACCGTGAGTTAGCGCATTCTCCTAGCTATAACTATCAAGTGGGCGCTACTTGGCGTAACGCTGGCTATTTTGCCAACCTGACCTTATCCGGCATGGATAGTTTTTATTATTCTGACAGTAATGAATTTCAATCCGATGATTACCATTTGCTTAATATGCGTTTAGGTTACGAGGCGAATGCTTGGTCTGTGTATCTGTGGGGGCGTAACCTCACTGATGAGCAGTATGGCGTGCGCGGTTTCTTATTTGGTAATGAACCCAATAAAGACTGGGCCGATCAGCAATATGTGCGTTATGGCGATCCACGCCAAGTAGGTATTACTGTTAAATATGATTTTATGTAA
- the htpX gene encoding protease HtpX: MKRIFLLIVTNLAILLVASIVMSLLGVNTSTMSGLLVFAAIFGFGGAFVSLAISKWMAKKTMGLQVITRARDSSEQWLLDTVARQAQQVGIKMPEVAIYDSPELNAFATGPSKNNSLVAVSTGLLYNMSQAEVEAVLAHEVSHVANGDMVTLTLIQGVVNTFVIFAARVVAGIINNFVASNDEEGQGLGMFAYMAVVFVLDMLFGILASIIVAYVSRIREYSADEGGARLAGKDKMIAALERLRNGPEAGAMPASMAAFGINGKRSLTELLMSHPPLDKRIQALRQS; this comes from the coding sequence ATGAAACGTATATTCTTATTGATTGTAACTAACTTAGCTATATTGCTGGTTGCATCAATCGTCATGTCACTCTTAGGTGTCAATACCTCTACCATGAGTGGATTATTGGTATTTGCTGCGATTTTTGGTTTTGGTGGCGCGTTCGTCAGCTTGGCCATTTCCAAGTGGATGGCAAAGAAAACCATGGGGTTACAAGTTATTACTCGTGCGCGTGATAGCTCTGAACAGTGGTTGTTAGACACTGTGGCTCGTCAAGCGCAGCAAGTTGGGATCAAGATGCCAGAAGTGGCTATTTATGATTCACCAGAATTAAACGCCTTTGCCACTGGCCCAAGTAAAAATAATTCGTTAGTGGCTGTGAGCACTGGCTTGTTATATAACATGTCTCAGGCTGAAGTTGAGGCTGTGTTAGCTCATGAAGTTAGCCACGTAGCCAATGGCGACATGGTGACCTTGACCTTAATTCAAGGCGTAGTGAATACCTTCGTTATTTTTGCTGCCCGCGTAGTTGCCGGTATTATTAATAACTTCGTAGCAAGTAACGATGAAGAAGGCCAAGGCTTAGGCATGTTTGCCTATATGGCAGTGGTGTTTGTTCTCGACATGCTGTTTGGTATTTTGGCGTCAATCATAGTGGCTTACGTTTCACGTATTCGTGAATACAGTGCCGATGAAGGTGGCGCTCGTTTAGCCGGCAAAGATAAAATGATTGCCGCGTTAGAGCGTTTACGTAATGGCCCAGAAGCCGGCGCTATGCCAGCATCAATGGCGGCCTTTGGTATTAACGGTAAGCGCAGCTTAACCGAATTATTAATGAGCCACCCACCGTTAGATAAGCGTATTCAAGCTTTACGCCAATCATAA
- the hinT gene encoding purine nucleoside phosphoramidase encodes MAEETIFSKIIRREIPADILYQDELVTAFRDISPQAPTHVLIVPNHLIPTLNDAKASDELALGRMMTVAARLAQEAGISEDGYRVIMNCNRHGGQEVYHIHLHLVGGQQLGRMLSLKA; translated from the coding sequence ATGGCCGAAGAAACCATTTTTAGTAAGATTATCCGCCGTGAAATTCCAGCGGATATTTTATATCAAGATGAGCTAGTGACCGCGTTTCGCGATATTTCTCCGCAGGCGCCGACCCATGTGTTAATTGTCCCTAATCACCTGATCCCAACCCTGAATGACGCTAAAGCGTCTGATGAACTGGCGTTAGGGCGGATGATGACAGTGGCTGCGCGTCTAGCGCAAGAAGCGGGCATTAGCGAAGATGGCTACCGAGTTATCATGAATTGCAATCGTCATGGTGGCCAAGAGGTGTACCATATTCACCTGCACTTAGTTGGTGGTCAGCAGTTAGGCCGGATGTTGAGCCTTAAAGCATGA
- a CDS encoding YcfL family protein, with translation MKPHIRLGYAFAMLLVVAGMSACSHRTGGIMASTGGITRVDNSSVGSDVSISELKTRLIGGMMQGIATITSLDSTDLSLQYQFTWFDGSGFVIEGDSSSWTPLTLYGKQQVQVQAMAPANGAVSFEIYVREVFSQ, from the coding sequence ATGAAACCCCATATTCGCTTAGGTTATGCGTTTGCTATGTTGTTAGTTGTTGCTGGCATGAGTGCTTGCAGTCATAGAACTGGCGGGATAATGGCATCCACGGGTGGTATTACCCGCGTTGATAACAGCAGCGTGGGCAGTGATGTCAGCATTAGTGAGCTTAAAACTCGCCTTATCGGCGGCATGATGCAAGGCATTGCGACTATCACTAGCTTAGATTCCACCGACTTAAGCCTGCAATATCAATTTACTTGGTTTGATGGCAGTGGTTTTGTGATTGAAGGTGACTCTTCATCTTGGACCCCGTTAACCTTATACGGTAAACAACAAGTCCAAGTGCAAGCCATGGCGCCAGCCAATGGTGCTGTTAGTTTTGAAATTTATGTGCGGGAAGTATTCTCTCAATAA
- a CDS encoding LuxR C-terminal-related transcriptional regulator yields the protein MFKVKKWILVSRSSLLSDLLHHYWPQEFLIKLNARTPDQVTTVELSQHSLMLIDLSSVDLQTAYQLTRLAEKLIAPIKLVYLHYPRKADAAFILNPLKTAGIFYCNNTLAEISAGLNGILRGQHAIPDAIAEKIVNMESLESETLTLREREVLQALLCGSTNQDIAKKLYVSESTIKTHLYRAFRKIGVTSRGQAIAWAQQNMHEVRV from the coding sequence ATGTTTAAGGTCAAAAAATGGATTTTAGTATCACGTTCGTCGCTACTGAGCGACTTGCTACACCACTATTGGCCGCAAGAATTCTTAATTAAATTAAATGCCCGCACCCCAGACCAAGTCACTACTGTGGAATTAAGTCAGCATTCATTAATGCTGATAGATTTATCCTCTGTGGATTTGCAAACTGCCTATCAACTCACGCGTTTAGCGGAAAAGCTAATTGCTCCCATTAAATTAGTGTATTTACATTACCCGCGAAAAGCCGATGCCGCCTTTATATTAAATCCGTTAAAAACCGCCGGAATTTTTTATTGCAATAATACTTTGGCTGAGATTTCAGCAGGGCTTAATGGCATATTGCGCGGCCAGCATGCTATTCCAGATGCGATTGCTGAAAAAATCGTAAATATGGAGAGCCTAGAGAGTGAAACGCTCACTTTGCGTGAACGCGAAGTGTTGCAAGCCTTATTGTGCGGTTCTACCAATCAAGATATCGCTAAAAAACTGTATGTCAGTGAAAGTACTATTAAGACCCATCTTTATCGCGCGTTTCGTAAAATCGGGGTAACGAGTCGCGGTCAAGCCATTGCTTGGGCGCAGCAAAATATGCACGAGGTGAGGGTGTAA
- a CDS encoding cytochrome c3 family protein, producing the protein MSNKLLSILFGAAIALSPAAFAADENLADFHAEMGGCESCHANGEPSADGAFEFQQCQSCHGSLAEMSANHKAHDGVLTCADCHAPHDMNVGQKPTCDACHDDGRKAQ; encoded by the coding sequence GTGAGCAATAAATTACTGAGCATATTATTCGGCGCTGCTATCGCCTTATCACCAGCCGCTTTTGCTGCAGATGAAAATTTGGCTGACTTCCACGCTGAAATGGGTGGCTGTGAAAGCTGTCACGCCAATGGCGAGCCTTCTGCTGATGGCGCATTTGAATTTCAACAATGCCAATCTTGCCACGGTTCTTTAGCTGAAATGAGTGCAAACCACAAAGCCCATGATGGCGTGCTGACTTGTGCTGATTGTCATGCTCCGCATGACATGAATGTTGGCCAAAAGCCAACATGTGATGCTTGTCATGACGATGGTCGTAAAGCACAATAA
- a CDS encoding PaaI family thioesterase → MEHSHSLLRQAARSQDVNRILALVPYANYICMGVERFGDELVFKLPAKAENLGNPVLPALHGGVIAGFMEMAAIVQLMVLMQASGVPKVVDFSIDYLRAGYDKDTFAECRITRQGRRVANVSIDCWQSNRKQLIATARAHFLLG, encoded by the coding sequence ATGGAACATAGCCACTCATTACTTAGGCAAGCGGCGCGCAGCCAAGATGTTAATCGGATATTAGCCTTAGTGCCTTATGCTAATTACATTTGCATGGGAGTTGAACGCTTTGGTGATGAATTAGTGTTTAAATTGCCGGCTAAGGCTGAAAATCTTGGTAATCCCGTGTTACCCGCGCTGCATGGCGGCGTGATCGCGGGCTTTATGGAAATGGCGGCGATAGTGCAACTTATGGTGCTGATGCAAGCCTCTGGCGTCCCTAAGGTCGTGGATTTCTCCATTGATTACTTACGTGCAGGCTATGATAAAGATACCTTTGCCGAGTGCCGTATTACTCGCCAAGGTCGACGTGTGGCCAATGTGAGTATCGATTGCTGGCAGTCGAATCGAAAGCAATTAATTGCCACAGCGCGGGCTCATTTTCTGTTAGGTTAG
- a CDS encoding cytochrome b/b6 domain-containing protein codes for MEIQEYKVWHLSVRLFHWINVLLIFTLSLLGLVMMFKAELGIEGLAAKIGLKQIHVLFGYVFVINLVVRLLAGFMLSGKNSWRALFSARKSNEIKPYLQAIKSDSPPQYLGHNPLGRLAVMALYLLLITMATSGLFRAGTDIYYPPFGHMIQSYLADDGVSPASIKPYDKTGVNTEQEQKLSPVKGLVGKIHLYGAYLLWILLVLHIIGAIRQEVTSQPGTISAMFSGKKYLPRPPIDR; via the coding sequence ATGGAAATCCAAGAGTATAAAGTGTGGCATTTATCGGTAAGACTATTTCATTGGATCAATGTCTTACTCATTTTCACCCTCAGCCTATTAGGCTTGGTCATGATGTTTAAGGCTGAGCTTGGGATTGAAGGACTTGCCGCTAAAATAGGCTTAAAACAAATACATGTATTATTTGGCTATGTGTTTGTGATTAATTTGGTCGTGCGATTACTGGCAGGTTTTATGCTATCAGGGAAAAATAGCTGGCGCGCATTATTTAGCGCTCGTAAGTCAAACGAAATTAAGCCTTATTTACAAGCCATCAAATCAGACTCGCCACCGCAATATTTGGGACATAACCCGTTAGGGCGATTAGCTGTAATGGCGCTGTATCTGTTACTCATTACCATGGCAACTAGCGGTTTATTTCGCGCTGGAACTGATATTTACTACCCACCCTTTGGCCATATGATACAAAGCTATTTAGCGGATGATGGCGTATCCCCTGCAAGCATCAAACCTTATGATAAAACAGGGGTGAATACTGAGCAGGAACAAAAGTTATCGCCGGTAAAAGGCCTAGTAGGTAAGATTCATTTGTACGGCGCCTATCTATTATGGATATTACTCGTACTGCATATTATTGGCGCTATTCGCCAAGAAGTCACCAGCCAACCTGGCACTATCTCTGCGATGTTTTCAGGTAAAAAATACCTGCCGCGGCCACCCATAGATCGATGA
- a CDS encoding PaaI family thioesterase, which translates to MKVSPQDFPLTGLAQRFVAQLAHCRQLNIKVLEASEHHVLLELPYSTDIVGDPDSGVIHGGVITTLMDTSCGTATICAIKNKYNALEISPTLDLRVDYMRPAAPHLPVYAMAECYKLATSVAFTRAIAFQDSIDNPIAHAVGSFMRISPEMVGDAFRAALMGDDADADKLGNNDGN; encoded by the coding sequence ATGAAGGTATCCCCCCAAGATTTCCCACTCACAGGCTTAGCGCAGCGCTTTGTTGCGCAGCTTGCTCATTGTCGGCAGTTAAACATTAAGGTGTTAGAGGCCAGCGAGCATCATGTCTTGCTGGAATTACCTTACAGCACTGACATAGTGGGCGACCCTGATTCTGGGGTTATTCATGGCGGGGTGATCACCACCTTAATGGACACCAGTTGTGGCACTGCCACTATTTGCGCCATTAAGAATAAATACAATGCGTTAGAAATATCCCCGACCTTAGATCTACGGGTGGATTATATGCGCCCAGCGGCGCCGCATTTGCCTGTGTATGCCATGGCTGAATGTTATAAATTAGCCACAAGCGTGGCCTTTACTCGGGCGATCGCTTTTCAAGATTCCATAGATAACCCCATAGCCCATGCGGTAGGCTCGTTTATGCGCATTAGCCCCGAAATGGTGGGGGATGCCTTTCGCGCAGCATTGATGGGCGATGATGCCGACGCCGACAAGCTTGGTAACAATGATGGAAACTAA